The sequence CCACCAGCAGCACCGCCCGTACCTGCGGCGCTCGGGCCGGCAGCGGTGGCGTCAAGCGCGGTGGTCGGGTCGACACCGGCGGCAATGGCTTGCTGCAGTTCGGCTACTGACGGCGCAGCCTGCGCGGTGGCTTCTGCCAGGTCAGTGCTGGAGTCGGGGGCGGTGGCGCTCCACTGAGTTTCACGGCCCAGATCGAGGGTGCGACCATCTGCCAATTCAAGCGACACGGCGCCGGAGAGGCCGGTGTCGATCTGGTCGCCGACAAACAGGCGATCGCCTTCAACGAGTACGCGGCGCACGCCCTCTGGGGACACCACGAATACCTGACCGACAATGCTTTTGACGATGGCAACAACACTGCTCATTGAAGACTCTCCGGGGTGTCACGTTCAGTTGACTTCCATGGACCTGAGGGCATGGGCGCCGATTCAGTCTGGACGTACTTTAAAAATTTGCGAAACAAGTTTGACGCATGTTTTCGTCAATATTTTGGCTAGATTCTTTCGCTATTAACTTTATGCCAAACTATTGACCTTCTGGGTGCCATCCTAAACAATCGTCCCACTAATGTCACATTGATATTTCCGCGGCGACCTGTCCTTCAGCGTGTGATCCAGTTCTTGTTTTGAACTTTCCGACATACGGTCAATCTGGTTGCCATCATCCGACGCAGCGCCACGTTTTGCTGTGATTCAAGACAAGAAGTTCTGGGAAATTCCTACCATGCGTTCGCCCCTGTTTCTGGCTGTACCCTTCGCTCTCGCCGCCTCTTTTGTACAAGCACAATCCTTACCAGAAGCCATGCAGCAGGCATTGGATGTCCATCCGGAAATCCAGGCAGGGGTAAATAGTCGTTTGGCCGCGGATTATCAATTAAGAGCGGCGAAAGGTGGATACCTGCCCAAGGTCGATCTGCTCGGCGGTTATGGCCGTGAAGGCACCGACAGCGTCACCACCCGCGCCAATTCCGGTAACCACTACGAAACCCTGAACCGTAGCGAGTCAAGTTTACGTCTCTCGCAAATGGTCTTTGACGGTTTTGCGACGTCCAGCGAAGTCGGGCGTCAACAAGCCACCGTCAACTCCCGCGCTTACTCGCTGCTCGGTACTTCCGAGCGCACCGCGCTGACCGTCGCCCAGGTTTACCTGGACGTGCTGACCCGCCGCGAATTCGTGCGTCTGGCCGAAGAAAACCTCAAGAGCCACCAGCGCATCTACGACCAGATCCAGCTGCGCACCCAGCGTGGCGTCGGCAGCGGTGCCGACCTCGATCAGGCCGAAGCGCGGATGGCCCAGGCCCGCAACAACCTGATCACCGAGCAGACCAATCTGGCCGACTCGGAAACCAACTTCCTCAGCGCCGTCGGCCAGATGCCCGATCAACTCGAGCGTCCGGCGCCGTTCATGGCGATGATGCCGGCCAACCTCAATGAAGCGCGCCAGCAGATGCTGGAAAACAGCCCGATCCTGCGTTCGGCCGAATCCGACATCGCCGCTGCCGAGAAGCAGTACGAAACCGCCAAGTCGACCTTCTACCCACGTTTCGACGCCGAACTGGGCCGCACTGCCGACAACGATCTCGACGGCCAGAACGGTCACAACAACGAGTGGCAGGCGATGCTGCGCATGCGCTTCAACCTCTATTCCGGTGGCAGCAACAAGGCCGATCTGGAATCCAAGTCGTACCTGTCGAACCAGGCGCTGGACATCCGCAACAACGCTTTGCGTCAGTTGAACGAAGAACTCGGTCTGGCCTGGAACGCCTTGAACAACGCCAACGCGCAGGTGCCGATCGCGCAGCAATACGTCGACCACAGCACCTCGGTGCGCACCGCTTACCAACGTCAGTTCAGCCTTGGCGAACGTACCTTGCTGGATTTGCTCGACAGCGAAAACGAGTTGTTCACCGCTTCGCGGCGTCTGGCTGAAATCAAAAACATTCAGTTATTTACTCAGTACCGAATCAAGGCGACCATGGGCGAGTTGCTCAGAAGCCAGGGAGTGGTCGCACCGTTGGCATCCGTTGTGCAAAACGACGTCAAGCCCAAGGTCCAGCTGCCTGGGATGAATTGAGTTATCCCTTTTCAACTGTCAAAGAGTGTCGAGCGTGGAATCAGAAGTCAGTCGAGTTCAACTCAGTCATGATCCACGCGCGTTGCACGACGATCCTTTACTGGACGGACTGCTCGCCCTTTGCATGCTTCATCAGAAACCCGCCAGCGCGGCGATGCTGACCACCGGCCTGCCGCTGCCCAAACAACGCCTGAGTGTCGAGTTGCTGCCCCGTGCGGCGGCTCGCGCCGGCCTGCAAGGTCGCGTGCTGCAGCGCAAACTGGAAGAAATTCCGGCGATCGCCATGCCGGCGTTGCTGCTGCTCAAGGATGGCCGCAGCGCTGTCCTGCTCGGCTGGCAGGGCGACAATGAAGCACGGGTGCTGCTCAGCGAAACCGACGGCGGCGAGTCCATCGTCAGTCGCGAACTGCTCGCCGACGATTACACCGGCAAAGTTTTCTTCGCTCAGCCGCAACACAAATTCGACGTCAATCACGGCACGCTGATTCCGCGTGCGCGCTCGTGGTTCCGCGACACCCTCAAGCGTTCGCGCTGGCTGTATGCCGATGCGATCGCCGCGAGTTTCCTGATCAACATCATTGCCATGGCTGCGCCGCTGTTCGTGATGAACGTCTACGACCGCGTGGTGCCGAACCAGGCCGAAGCGACCCTGTGGGTGTTGGCGCTGGGCATCACCGGCGCCTACCTCTTTGACCTGATCCTCAAGAGCCTGCGCAGTCTGTGCCTGGATCTGGCCGGGAAGAAAACCGACCTGATCATCTCGGCGACGCTGTTCGAACGCATCGTCGGCATGTCGATGAAATACCGCCCGGCGCGGGTCGGCAGCTTTGCGCAGAACATCCACGAGTTTCAGAGCCTGCGCGACTTCCTTGCCTCGCTGACCCTGACCAGCCTGATCGACCTGCCGTTCACCATCCTCATCTTCATCGTCATCGCCATTCTCGGCGGGCATCTGGTGTGGATTCCGGTGCTGGCGTTCCCGATTGCGTTGCTGATCGGCTACGCCTTGCAGAAGCCGCTGGTGGCCACCATGGAACGCACCATGGCCCTCGGTGCCGAGCGCCAGTCGAGCCTGATCGAAACCCTCGCCGGCCTCGACGCGGTCAAGGTCAACAACGCCGAAAGCGAACGTCAGTACCAGTGGGAGCAGACCATCGGCACCCTCAGTCGCCTCGAACTGCGGGTGAAAATGCTCTCCGGCCTGGCGATGAACATCACCCTGCTGATCCAGCAACTGGCCGGGGTGATCATGATCGTCTTCGGCGTCTACCAGATCATTGCCGGCAACCTGAGCATGGGCGGTCTGATTGCCTGCTACATGCTTAGCGGCCGCGCCCTCAGTCCGCTGGCCTCGCTGTCCGGTCTGTTGACCCGTTATCAGCAGGCACGGGTAACCATGACTTCGGTCGACCAGATGATGGAGCTGCCGCAAGAGCGCAACTTCGAAGAGCGCCCGTTGAGCCGCAAGGTTTTGCAGGGCGCGATCGAATGCCGCCAGCTCAACTTCACCTACCCGGAACAACAGAACCCGGCGCTGAAAAACATCAACCTGGTGATCCGTCCCGGCGAGAAGATTGGCATCATCGGCCGCAGCGGCTCGGGCAAAAGCTCCCTCGCCAAACTGCTGGTCGGCCTGTATCAGCCGGACGATGGTGCGCTGCTGGTCGACGGTGTGGATATCCGCCAGATCGACGTCAGCGAGTTGCGCTACAACATCGGCTACGTGCCGCAGGACATTCAGCTGCTGGCCGGCACCCTGCGTGACAATCTCGTCTCTGGCGCACGCTATGTAGAAGACGAGCTTGTCCTGCAGGCGGCCGAACTGGCCGGCGTCCACGAATTCGCCCGTCTGCACCCGCAAGGCTACGAGCTGCAAGTCGGCGAACGCGGGCAGAACCTCTCCGGTGGCCAACGGCAGAACGTCGCGCTGGCCCGGGCGCTGTTGCTCAATCCACCGATCCTGCTGATGGACGAGCCGACCAGTGCGATGGACAACACCGGTGAAGAACGCCTCAAGCAACGCCTCGCCGCCGTGATTGAAAACAAGACCGTGGTGCTGGTCACGCACCGGGCTTCACTGTTGTCGCTGGTCGATCGTCTGCTGGTGATCGATCGTGGACAAATTCTCGCCGATGGCCCGAAAGCCGCCGTGATGGAAGCGTTGAAGAAGGGGCAGATCAGTGTTGCTTAAGTCGGGTTTCAAGGATTCGATCCGTCGCTACTTCAAAGGCTCGGCATCGTTGCAGGGCCAGCCGCTGCCGGAGGTCAACAAAGCGCTGATCGAAGACGCCCCGCGCGTCGTGCGCCTGACCATCTGGGCGATCATCGGCTTCTTTATCTTTCTGCTGCTGTGGGCCAACTTCGCCGTGATCGACGAAGTGACCAAGGGCGACGGCAAAGCGATTCCGTCGTCGAAGATCCAGAAAATCCAGAACCTTGAGGGCGGGATCATCTCTGAACTGTTCGTCAAGGAAGGCCAGATCGTCGAAGCCGGCGCACCGTTGATTCGTCTCGACGACACGCGATTCGCCTCCAACGTCGGCGAAACCGAGGCCGATCGTCTGTCGATGCTGCTGCGGGTAGAGCGTCTCAGCGCAGAGGTCGACGACCGTCCGCTGAATTTCCCCGAGGACGTGCTCAAGGCTGTTCCGGGTCAGGCGAAAAGCGAAGAGTCGCTGTACATCAGCCGCCGTCAGCAGTTGCACGACGAGATCGGTGGTTTGCAGGAGCAGTTGATTCAGCGTCAGCAAGAGCTGCGCGAATTCGCCTCCAAGCAAGCGCAGTATCGTCAGCAGCTCGGCTTGCAGCGTCAGGAAATCAACATGTCCGAGCCGCTGGTGGCCCAGGGCGCGGTGTCCCCGGTGGAAGTCTTGCGTCTGAAGCGTGCCGAGGTGGAAACCCGTGGTCAGCTGGATGCGACGACGCTGGCCATCCCGCGTGCCGAATCGGCGATCAAGGAAGTGCAGCGCAAAATTGATGAAACCCGTGGCAAATTCCGCAGCGAAGCGCTGACCCAACTCAACGAGGCGCGCACCGACCTGAACAAGGCCAGCGCGACCGGCAAGGCGCTGGAAGACCGCGTCAGCCGCACGCTGGTGACATCGCCGGTGCGCGGCATCGTCAACAAGTTGCTGGTCAACACCATCGGCGGCGTGATCCAGCCGGGCAGCGACATGGTCGAAATCGTACCGCTGGACGACACCTTGCTCGTCGAAGCGAAGATCCGTCCGCAGGACATCGCCTTCCTGCACCCGGGGCAGGAAGCGATCGTGAAATTCACTGCCTACGACTACACCATCTACGGCGGGCTCAAAGCCAAGCTTGAGCAGATCGGTGCCGACACCATCACCGACGAAGACAAGAAAACCACGTACTACATCATCAAGGTGCGCACTGAGCGTAGCCACTTGGGTACCGATGAAAAGCCGTTGCTGATCATCCCGGGGATGGTTGCGTCGGTGGATATCATTACCGGCAAGAAGTCGGTGTTGAGTTATTTGCTCAAGCCGATCATCCGCGCGCGGGCTGAGGCGTTGCACGAGCGTTGATTTTTTAGTGACCTCACTGGCCTCATCGCGAGCAGGCTCACTCCTACAGTAACCGCATTTCTCCAGATGGAATGCGATCCCTGTAGGAGTGAGCCTGCTCGCGATAGCGGCAGCCCAAACACCACATCTCTGTCAGGAAGTGACAAAAACCGTCACTCACCACTCAGTCCATTCCTCACCAATCGCCATATCGTTATTCAATAACGGTATTTAATCTCCAGTTCTTATAGCTATAAAGTCATCCC comes from Pseudomonas sp. RU47 and encodes:
- a CDS encoding TolC family outer membrane protein produces the protein MRSPLFLAVPFALAASFVQAQSLPEAMQQALDVHPEIQAGVNSRLAADYQLRAAKGGYLPKVDLLGGYGREGTDSVTTRANSGNHYETLNRSESSLRLSQMVFDGFATSSEVGRQQATVNSRAYSLLGTSERTALTVAQVYLDVLTRREFVRLAEENLKSHQRIYDQIQLRTQRGVGSGADLDQAEARMAQARNNLITEQTNLADSETNFLSAVGQMPDQLERPAPFMAMMPANLNEARQQMLENSPILRSAESDIAAAEKQYETAKSTFYPRFDAELGRTADNDLDGQNGHNNEWQAMLRMRFNLYSGGSNKADLESKSYLSNQALDIRNNALRQLNEELGLAWNALNNANAQVPIAQQYVDHSTSVRTAYQRQFSLGERTLLDLLDSENELFTASRRLAEIKNIQLFTQYRIKATMGELLRSQGVVAPLASVVQNDVKPKVQLPGMN
- a CDS encoding type I secretion system permease/ATPase, with amino-acid sequence MESEVSRVQLSHDPRALHDDPLLDGLLALCMLHQKPASAAMLTTGLPLPKQRLSVELLPRAAARAGLQGRVLQRKLEEIPAIAMPALLLLKDGRSAVLLGWQGDNEARVLLSETDGGESIVSRELLADDYTGKVFFAQPQHKFDVNHGTLIPRARSWFRDTLKRSRWLYADAIAASFLINIIAMAAPLFVMNVYDRVVPNQAEATLWVLALGITGAYLFDLILKSLRSLCLDLAGKKTDLIISATLFERIVGMSMKYRPARVGSFAQNIHEFQSLRDFLASLTLTSLIDLPFTILIFIVIAILGGHLVWIPVLAFPIALLIGYALQKPLVATMERTMALGAERQSSLIETLAGLDAVKVNNAESERQYQWEQTIGTLSRLELRVKMLSGLAMNITLLIQQLAGVIMIVFGVYQIIAGNLSMGGLIACYMLSGRALSPLASLSGLLTRYQQARVTMTSVDQMMELPQERNFEERPLSRKVLQGAIECRQLNFTYPEQQNPALKNINLVIRPGEKIGIIGRSGSGKSSLAKLLVGLYQPDDGALLVDGVDIRQIDVSELRYNIGYVPQDIQLLAGTLRDNLVSGARYVEDELVLQAAELAGVHEFARLHPQGYELQVGERGQNLSGGQRQNVALARALLLNPPILLMDEPTSAMDNTGEERLKQRLAAVIENKTVVLVTHRASLLSLVDRLLVIDRGQILADGPKAAVMEALKKGQISVA
- a CDS encoding HlyD family type I secretion periplasmic adaptor subunit encodes the protein MLLKSGFKDSIRRYFKGSASLQGQPLPEVNKALIEDAPRVVRLTIWAIIGFFIFLLLWANFAVIDEVTKGDGKAIPSSKIQKIQNLEGGIISELFVKEGQIVEAGAPLIRLDDTRFASNVGETEADRLSMLLRVERLSAEVDDRPLNFPEDVLKAVPGQAKSEESLYISRRQQLHDEIGGLQEQLIQRQQELREFASKQAQYRQQLGLQRQEINMSEPLVAQGAVSPVEVLRLKRAEVETRGQLDATTLAIPRAESAIKEVQRKIDETRGKFRSEALTQLNEARTDLNKASATGKALEDRVSRTLVTSPVRGIVNKLLVNTIGGVIQPGSDMVEIVPLDDTLLVEAKIRPQDIAFLHPGQEAIVKFTAYDYTIYGGLKAKLEQIGADTITDEDKKTTYYIIKVRTERSHLGTDEKPLLIIPGMVASVDIITGKKSVLSYLLKPIIRARAEALHER